The following proteins are co-located in the Polystyrenella longa genome:
- a CDS encoding fumarylacetoacetate hydrolase family protein → MRLVTYQSENGSRIAGVNAQGQLVDLNQADSTLPTCMKTLLAGGEKLLSQTADAINKGTGIDSSQVKLLAPIPNPQKVMCIGLNYADHAKESGVEPPEEPVLFNKFPTAVAAHEEDVILPSVSTQVDYEAELVVVIGKTCKQVSETDASSYVAGYCTGHDVSARDWQLNKPGKQWLSGKTFDGFAPYGPYLVTSDEVGDPGNLKVQLRLNGETMQDSTTQQLIFGIPELVSYLSQICTLLPGDIIFTGTPPGVGMARKPPVFLKPGDVCEVEIEKLGTLRNRFVAEERI, encoded by the coding sequence ATGCGATTAGTCACCTATCAGTCCGAAAACGGTTCCCGAATTGCAGGCGTCAATGCGCAGGGTCAGCTGGTTGACTTGAATCAAGCCGACAGCACTCTCCCAACTTGTATGAAAACATTGCTGGCAGGCGGAGAGAAGCTACTGTCTCAAACAGCAGACGCGATCAATAAAGGAACGGGCATTGATTCTTCCCAGGTGAAGTTACTCGCTCCCATTCCCAACCCACAGAAGGTCATGTGTATCGGTTTGAACTACGCCGACCATGCCAAAGAATCGGGAGTTGAACCACCCGAGGAACCGGTGCTGTTCAACAAATTTCCGACTGCCGTTGCGGCACATGAAGAAGACGTCATTCTTCCTTCAGTCAGTACTCAGGTCGATTATGAAGCCGAACTTGTCGTAGTGATTGGCAAAACCTGCAAACAAGTGAGCGAAACAGACGCTTCCAGTTATGTCGCCGGTTATTGCACCGGTCATGACGTCTCGGCTCGTGACTGGCAATTGAACAAACCGGGCAAACAGTGGCTGTCTGGAAAAACATTTGATGGCTTCGCCCCTTACGGACCTTACCTGGTGACTTCCGATGAAGTAGGAGACCCGGGGAACCTGAAGGTTCAATTACGATTGAATGGCGAAACGATGCAGGACTCCACCACGCAGCAACTCATCTTCGGTATTCCCGAGTTGGTTTCATACCTCTCACAGATTTGCACGCTGCTCCCGGGCGACATCATTTTCACTGGAACCCCGCCAGGCGTCGGTATGGCACGCAAGCCACCCGTCTTCCTGAAACCGGGCGATGTTTGCGAAGTCGAGATCGAAAAACTGGGTACGTTACGAAATCGATTTGTAGCTGAAGAGCGTATCTAA
- a CDS encoding ArnT family glycosyltransferase translates to MSRSASLPLIVAFLWLLLLGGYLLTVPLALPGVTIGRIDIALIFSEWWSDYWGIDGTSLDQFIWERIDLWFTALLGTLGIWTSGRLVLRNVRGFLGSGELNELDFNLFAYGIGLSLVTSLVLILGMVGMLSSWLWRLLILVPLLIETVHWYRHRTNRSKGPTLLPFRSHLGLVLCAIPFLTLMILGATQPPLDFDVREYHLQGPKEYYLAGQITFLEHNVYTSFPALTEMTALLGMLLRGDWYRGALVGKCLLMPLVPCTGLALASIARKLFNETSGWLTCLIWLSIPWSYTLSKTAYAEGGMLFYLSLTFLLGVQLQQCMRSENKTDTPTDLLIPATLLGGFAGGAMACKYPGLIWGVLPAAIFLIYLLYHPYLRARSSSSPSLWQIYRNPLIGFFIGLTVAVGPWLFKNIIFTGNPVFPLAYGLFGGRGWTDEIHAAWQAGHSVPQEALNELPRSLFHRLVSDPLQSPLLLLFAPLLWLNARRRVTGWWLLGGIIYLTLMWWFFTHRIDRFWLPALLPFTVLAGGGFTWSDTPAWFRYSRVVGFLMMGVNFVLMISSLGTHLPVGSDMATTRQIAEQGAYLTYVLNQKLPAESRVLLIGEAQVFDARFVPIYNTVFNRSEYLSLVEQPDANPDTSELKPTAEIKSRFAEANLDYVAVNWEEILRYRQTYGFDEKVTPAHLQQLVEREILSKPESLWIIEFDNLNASQQNEIKEWAPDLIHTKEGKTFVVMAELYQVR, encoded by the coding sequence ATGTCGCGTTCCGCCTCTCTTCCTTTGATCGTCGCTTTTCTCTGGCTGCTCTTACTGGGAGGGTATTTGCTGACCGTTCCGCTTGCCCTGCCGGGGGTGACCATCGGTCGGATCGACATCGCGCTGATCTTTTCCGAATGGTGGTCAGACTACTGGGGCATTGATGGAACGTCACTCGATCAATTCATTTGGGAAAGGATCGACCTGTGGTTCACCGCACTACTCGGCACACTGGGAATCTGGACGAGCGGTCGTTTGGTTTTGCGCAATGTACGTGGGTTTCTTGGGAGCGGTGAACTGAACGAGCTCGACTTCAATCTGTTCGCATATGGAATCGGGCTTTCTTTAGTTACCAGCCTGGTCCTAATCCTCGGTATGGTGGGGATGCTCTCGTCCTGGCTGTGGCGATTGTTGATCCTAGTCCCCCTGTTAATCGAAACCGTTCATTGGTATCGACATCGTACAAACCGGTCTAAAGGTCCTACGCTCCTCCCTTTCCGAAGTCACCTCGGGTTGGTTTTGTGTGCGATTCCCTTCTTGACGCTGATGATCCTGGGAGCAACACAACCTCCGCTCGACTTCGACGTTCGTGAATATCATCTGCAAGGGCCTAAGGAATATTATCTCGCGGGCCAGATCACCTTTTTAGAACACAACGTTTACACCAGCTTCCCGGCACTAACAGAGATGACTGCCCTGTTAGGCATGCTGCTTCGGGGTGACTGGTATCGCGGAGCATTGGTTGGCAAATGCCTGTTGATGCCGCTGGTCCCCTGCACCGGTTTAGCGTTGGCGAGCATCGCCCGGAAACTGTTTAACGAAACGAGTGGCTGGCTGACTTGTCTGATCTGGCTTTCCATCCCCTGGAGCTACACATTGTCAAAGACGGCCTATGCGGAAGGAGGAATGCTGTTCTATCTTTCGCTCACATTTCTTCTCGGCGTGCAATTGCAGCAGTGCATGCGAAGCGAAAATAAGACAGACACCCCCACCGACCTGTTGATCCCGGCGACTCTCCTCGGTGGGTTCGCCGGCGGCGCGATGGCTTGCAAGTATCCGGGCTTGATCTGGGGTGTGCTGCCCGCAGCGATATTCCTGATCTATTTGCTCTACCATCCGTATCTACGAGCGAGATCGTCGTCGTCTCCATCACTTTGGCAGATCTATCGGAACCCATTGATCGGATTCTTCATCGGGTTAACAGTCGCGGTCGGTCCCTGGTTATTCAAGAATATCATCTTCACTGGCAATCCTGTTTTCCCTCTCGCTTACGGCCTGTTTGGAGGACGGGGGTGGACGGACGAAATCCATGCTGCCTGGCAAGCGGGCCACTCTGTTCCTCAGGAAGCACTCAATGAACTACCTCGTTCCCTTTTTCACCGCCTAGTCAGCGACCCACTGCAATCACCCCTACTGCTCCTGTTTGCACCATTGCTCTGGTTGAACGCGAGGAGACGAGTTACTGGCTGGTGGCTGTTAGGTGGCATCATTTACTTAACGTTGATGTGGTGGTTCTTCACGCATCGAATCGACCGGTTCTGGTTGCCAGCACTGTTGCCGTTCACTGTCCTGGCCGGAGGTGGGTTCACCTGGAGCGATACCCCTGCCTGGTTCCGTTACAGTCGCGTTGTCGGCTTCCTGATGATGGGGGTTAACTTTGTGCTGATGATCTCCTCACTCGGTACGCACTTACCAGTCGGTAGTGACATGGCGACGACTCGCCAGATTGCTGAACAGGGAGCCTACTTAACATATGTGTTAAACCAAAAACTTCCGGCAGAATCCCGAGTCTTACTTATCGGCGAAGCGCAAGTATTTGATGCCCGGTTTGTACCGATCTATAACACGGTCTTTAATCGCTCAGAGTATCTCAGTCTGGTCGAGCAACCTGATGCGAACCCGGATACCTCCGAGTTAAAACCAACCGCTGAAATCAAATCGAGATTCGCTGAAGCGAACCTCGATTATGTCGCCGTCAACTGGGAAGAGATTTTGCGTTATCGTCAGACCTATGGCTTTGACGAAAAGGTGACACCGGCCCACCTCCAGCAATTGGTCGAGAGGGAGATTCTCTCTAAACCCGAATCGTTGTGGATTATCGAATTCGACAACCTGAACGCATCCCAGCAGAATGAGATCAAGGAATGGGCACCGGACTTAATTCACACGAAAGAAGGGAAGACGTTCGTCGTGATGGCAGAGTTGTATCAAGTCCGCTGA
- a CDS encoding glutamate cyclase domain-containing protein, whose protein sequence is MNPDLISKLEQLIRRDPGQRGLLGQSTPGQSFGMGSLARAAAELAENAQRVVLVTGFYIPSGIVAASETDGPPGTVYLTKMLEQLGIKAQIVTDTHSESAVKSAARAVDLDPELVHIVPLKPEPEWHRHFYESGPGCGLTHLIAIERAGPGHTTETFQSQYPDLDINEFLSQVPPEKQGCCHNMRGLSIDEWNAPLHELFEQLPHFHPQALTMGIGDGGNEIGMGQLDWQQIQACLPLEGTSHIPCRVATDEIIVAGTSNWGALALTAAIAILKQRPDILAPWTAEHHLQLLERMVEKGPAVDGVTGRPEATVDGLPFLTYIQPWQMMRQLLEI, encoded by the coding sequence GTGAACCCAGACCTGATTTCCAAACTGGAACAATTGATTCGACGCGACCCCGGACAACGCGGCCTGCTGGGGCAGAGCACGCCTGGCCAGTCGTTCGGAATGGGGAGTCTGGCCCGGGCAGCCGCAGAGCTGGCGGAGAACGCTCAACGGGTGGTACTGGTCACAGGTTTCTATATCCCCAGCGGAATTGTGGCCGCCTCGGAAACCGATGGCCCACCCGGAACGGTTTATCTGACAAAAATGCTGGAACAACTGGGGATCAAAGCACAAATCGTGACTGACACCCATTCGGAGTCCGCCGTTAAGTCTGCGGCCCGCGCCGTCGACCTTGACCCGGAACTCGTGCATATCGTTCCGCTCAAACCGGAACCCGAGTGGCATCGCCACTTTTATGAATCAGGACCGGGCTGTGGATTAACCCACCTCATTGCTATTGAGCGTGCCGGGCCGGGTCACACGACCGAGACTTTCCAATCACAATACCCCGACTTAGACATCAATGAGTTCTTGAGCCAGGTTCCTCCTGAAAAACAGGGATGTTGTCACAATATGCGGGGGTTGAGCATCGACGAGTGGAATGCCCCGCTGCATGAACTGTTCGAGCAATTGCCTCATTTCCATCCGCAGGCTCTCACAATGGGTATCGGAGATGGTGGTAATGAAATCGGGATGGGACAACTCGACTGGCAACAGATCCAGGCGTGCCTTCCACTGGAGGGAACGAGCCATATTCCTTGTCGCGTAGCGACAGATGAAATCATTGTTGCCGGAACCAGTAACTGGGGCGCCCTGGCACTGACTGCTGCGATCGCAATTCTCAAACAGCGCCCCGATATTCTGGCGCCTTGGACGGCAGAGCACCATTTGCAGTTGCTGGAACGGATGGTCGAGAAAGGCCCCGCTGTCGATGGCGTGACTGGTCGACCTGAAGCGACGGTCGACGGGCTCCCCTTTTTGACCTACATTCAACCCTGGCAAATGATGCGTCAACTTCTGGAGATTTGA